Proteins encoded in a region of the Vitis riparia cultivar Riparia Gloire de Montpellier isolate 1030 chromosome 7, EGFV_Vit.rip_1.0, whole genome shotgun sequence genome:
- the LOC117917363 gene encoding cytokinin dehydrogenase 3-like translates to MAKSCPISTFFIVISVLSHFTSRIGLRPWADALPLERQSLDNASRLRVDPDAIRMASRDFGKLVHLPNPAAVLYPCSIEDIASLVKFSYNLSSPFSIAARGRGHCHSGQAMAPHGVVVEMRSLNDCSRGSGIRVTKNSILGSYADVGGEQLWVDVLKATVKHGLAPVSWTDYLYLTVGGVLSNGGISGQTFRRGPPISNVYEMDVLTGKGELVTCSEDTNSELFFAVLGGLGQFGIITRARIVLEPAPKRVKWIHMLYHDFSAFSRDQEHLISINGLDYLEGSLFMENSPPNNWRSSFSPSDYPRISSLISKKGIIYCLEVVKYYDDLTSHTVDEELKELLKGLNFLPRFVFRKDVSFVGFLNRLQNAEQDLGAKGLWDVPHPWLDIFVPRSRISDFNKGVFRDILPKINQTTGPIHVYPMIRNKWDDRMSAVTPDEDIFYVIGLLHSSGADDWKPLENQNKEILQFCDKAGIKIKLYLSRYTTKEDWMKHFGPKWKTFEDRKAQFDPKMILSPGQRIFNSI, encoded by the exons ATGGCTAAGAGCTGTCCAATCTCAACCTTTTTCATTGTCATCAGTGTTTTAAGCCATTTCACATCAAGAATAGGGTTAAGACCATGGGCTGATGCGCTCCCATTAGAACGCCAGTCCCTCGATAATGCGTCTCGACTCAGGGTGGATCCCGATGCCATTAGAATGGCCTCTAGGGATTTTGGTAAACTTGTTCATCTACCAAATCCAGCTGCAGTTCTTTATCCTTGTTCCATAGAAGATATTGCATCTCTAGTCAAGTTCTCTTATAATCTTTCCTCTCCTTTTAGTATAGCCGCTAGGGGCCGAGGCCATTGTCACAGCGGACAAGCCATGGCTCCTCATGGGGTTGTGGTGGAGATGAGATCGTTAAATGACTGCAGCCGTGGAAGTGGAATCAGGGTTACCAAGAATTCGATTTTGGGTTCCTATGCTGATGTTGGGGGTGAGCAACTATGGGTTGATGTGCTGAAAGCTACAGTCAAACATGGACTTGCACCAGTGTCGTGGACTGACTATTTGTACCTAACAGTTGGTGGTGTACTCTCTAATGGTGGAATTAGCGGCCAGACCTTCCGCCGTGGTCCTCCAATCAGCAATGTCTATGAAATGGATGTTCTTACTG GTAAAGGGGAACTTGTGACTTGTTCCGAAGACACAAACTCCGAGCTGTTTTTCGCGGTTCTAGGAGGTCTTGGGCAGTTTGGAATTATAACAAGAGCAAGGATCGTTCTAGAACCCGCACCAAAAAGA GTAAAGTGGATACACATGCTTTACCATGACTTCTCGGCATTTTCCAGAGACCAAGAACATTTGATTTCAATCAATGGACTGGACTATTTGGAAGGTTCACTCTTCATGGAAAATAGTCCTCCTAATAACTGGAGATCCTCTTTCTCACCCTCTGACTACCCGAGAATATCTTCACTAATATCCAAGAAGGGCATCATCTACTGCCTTGAAGTAGTCAAGTATTATGATGACCTCACAAGCCATACAGTTGATGAG GAACTCAAGGAGCTGCTCAAAGGCTTGAATTTCCTTCCTCGTTTTGTTTTCAGAAAAGATGTCTCCTTTGTAGGCTTTCTAAACCGACTTCAGAATGCAGAACAAGATCTTGGAGCAAAAGGACTGTGGGATGTTCCTCATCCATGGCTCGATATCTTTGTTCCAAGATCCCGTATCTCAGACTTCAACAAAGGTGTTTTCAGGGACATTCTCCCCAAAATAAACCAGACCACTGGACCAATCCACGTCTACCCAATGATCCGGAACAA GTGGGATGATAGGATGTCTGCAGTTACACCAGATGAAGATATATTCTACGTTATAGGATTGTTACATTCAAGTGGGGCTGATGATTGGAAACCTTTGGagaatcaaaataaagaaatactGCAGTTTTGTGATAAAGCTGGAATCAAGATTAAGCTGTACCTTTCCCGCTACACGACCAAGGAAGATTGGATGAAACATTTCGGTCCAAAATGGAAAACGTTTGAAGATAGGAAAGCTCAATTTGatccaaaaatgatattatcCCCTGGACAGCGAATTTTCAATTCTATTTAG